One window of the Pseudomonas lurida genome contains the following:
- a CDS encoding flagellar basal body-associated protein FliL: protein MKAWILLMLALTLPMAAQAEEAKEGEAPKVSYISLSPPFVGNYGLDGTAKLKVFKADIALRVTGTEAAALVKANDPLIRNQLVALFTQQTNEAMSTVEGKEKLRQEALKQTQQVMNDETGKPVVEDLLFNNLIIQ, encoded by the coding sequence GTGAAAGCGTGGATCCTGTTGATGCTGGCCCTGACTTTGCCGATGGCAGCCCAGGCCGAAGAAGCCAAGGAAGGCGAGGCGCCGAAGGTCAGCTATATCAGCCTGAGCCCGCCGTTCGTGGGTAACTACGGCCTGGACGGCACAGCGAAACTCAAGGTGTTCAAGGCCGACATCGCCCTGCGCGTGACCGGCACCGAAGCCGCGGCGTTGGTCAAAGCCAATGACCCCTTGATCCGTAACCAACTGGTGGCGCTGTTCACCCAGCAGACCAACGAGGCCATGAGCACCGTTGAAGGCAAGGAAAAGCTGCGCCAGGAAGCGCTCAAGCAAACCCAGCAAGTGATGAACGACGAGACCGGCAAACCGGTGGTGGAAGACCTGTTGTTCAACAACTTGATCATCCAGTAA
- a CDS encoding NADPH:quinone oxidoreductase family protein — protein sequence MKAVLCKAFGPAETLVLEEIASPAIKKNEILLDVHAAGVNFPDTLIIEGKYQFKPPFPFSPGGEAAGVVSEVGEKVSHLKVGDRVMALTGWGSFAEQVAVPGYNVLPIPPSMDFNTAAAFSMTYGTSMHALKQRANLQPGETLLVLGASGGVGLAAVEIGKAMGARVIAAASSADKLAVAKAAGADEVINYSETGLKDEIKRLTDGNGADVIYDPVGGDLFDQAIRAIAWNGRLLVVGFASGRIPELPVNLALLKGAAVVGVFWGSFAQRQPQDNAANFQQLFTWYGEGKLKPLVSQVYPLEHAAQAINDLGQRKAVGKVVVQTR from the coding sequence ATGAAAGCTGTGCTGTGCAAAGCCTTCGGCCCCGCCGAAACCCTGGTGCTGGAAGAGATCGCCAGCCCGGCGATCAAGAAGAACGAAATCCTGCTGGACGTGCATGCCGCCGGGGTCAACTTCCCGGACACCCTGATCATCGAAGGCAAGTACCAGTTCAAGCCGCCCTTCCCGTTCTCGCCCGGTGGCGAAGCGGCAGGCGTGGTCAGTGAAGTGGGGGAAAAGGTCAGCCACCTGAAGGTCGGTGACCGGGTCATGGCGTTGACCGGTTGGGGCAGCTTTGCCGAACAGGTTGCGGTGCCGGGCTATAACGTACTGCCGATCCCGCCGAGCATGGACTTCAACACCGCCGCCGCTTTCAGCATGACCTACGGCACCTCGATGCACGCGCTGAAACAACGCGCCAACCTGCAGCCCGGCGAAACCCTGCTGGTCCTCGGCGCATCCGGTGGCGTGGGCCTGGCCGCAGTGGAAATCGGCAAGGCCATGGGCGCACGGGTGATCGCCGCCGCCAGCAGCGCGGACAAGCTCGCGGTAGCCAAGGCCGCCGGCGCCGATGAGGTGATCAACTACAGCGAAACTGGCCTGAAAGACGAGATCAAGCGCCTCACCGACGGCAACGGCGCCGATGTCATCTACGATCCGGTGGGTGGCGATCTGTTTGACCAGGCCATCCGTGCCATCGCCTGGAATGGTCGCCTGCTGGTGGTGGGGTTCGCCAGCGGGCGTATCCCGGAACTGCCGGTGAACCTGGCATTGCTCAAGGGGGCTGCGGTGGTCGGGGTGTTCTGGGGCTCATTCGCCCAGCGTCAGCCGCAGGACAATGCGGCGAATTTCCAACAATTGTTCACCTGGTACGGCGAAGGCAAACTCAAGCCGCTGGTGTCGCAGGTGTATCCGCTGGAACACGCCGCCCAGGCGATCAATGACCTGGGGCAGCGCAAGGCGGTGGGCAAAGTGGTTGTCCAAACCCGATAA
- the glpT gene encoding glycerol-3-phosphate transporter has translation MFAFFRPAAHQAPLPEEKIDSTYRRLRWQIFAGIFFGYAGYYLLRKNFSLAMPYLIDEGYTRGELGLAMSAIAIAYGLSKFLMGLVSDRSNPRYFLPFGLLVSAGVMFIFGFAPWATSSVTMMFILLFINGWAQGMGWPPSGRTMVHWWSQKERGGVVSVWNVAHNVGGGLIGPLFLLGMAWFNDWHAAFYVPATVALLVAAFAFITMRDTPQSVGLPPIEQYKNDYPEGYDASHEDEFSAKEIFVKYVLRNKMLWYIAFANVFVYLLRYGVLDWAPTYLKEAKHFTVDKSSWAYFFYEWAGIPGTLLCGWMSDKIFRGNRGLTGIVFMALVTVATLVYWLNPPGNPMVDMIALVSIGFLIYGPVMLIGLQALELAPKKAAGTAAGFTGLFGYLGGSVAASAAMGYTVDHFGWDGGFVLLIGACLLAIAFLIPTLWHTNSVSSAR, from the coding sequence ATGTTTGCTTTCTTTCGACCTGCCGCACACCAGGCGCCCCTGCCTGAAGAAAAGATAGACAGTACCTACCGACGCCTGCGCTGGCAGATCTTCGCCGGCATTTTCTTCGGTTACGCCGGGTACTACCTGCTGCGCAAGAACTTTTCCCTGGCCATGCCCTACTTGATCGACGAGGGTTACACCCGCGGCGAGCTGGGCTTGGCGATGTCCGCCATCGCGATTGCGTACGGCCTGTCCAAGTTCCTCATGGGCCTGGTGTCCGACCGCTCTAACCCACGCTACTTCCTGCCCTTCGGCCTGCTGGTTTCAGCGGGGGTCATGTTCATTTTCGGTTTCGCACCTTGGGCGACGTCCAGCGTGACCATGATGTTCATTTTGCTGTTCATCAACGGCTGGGCCCAAGGCATGGGCTGGCCGCCCAGTGGTCGCACCATGGTGCACTGGTGGTCGCAGAAAGAGCGCGGCGGCGTGGTGTCGGTGTGGAACGTGGCGCACAACGTCGGCGGCGGCCTGATCGGCCCGCTGTTCCTGCTCGGCATGGCCTGGTTCAACGACTGGCATGCCGCGTTCTACGTGCCAGCCACGGTGGCCTTGCTGGTGGCGGCGTTTGCCTTCATCACCATGCGCGACACCCCACAGTCGGTGGGCTTGCCCCCGATCGAGCAGTACAAGAACGACTACCCGGAAGGCTACGACGCCAGCCACGAAGACGAATTCAGCGCCAAGGAAATCTTCGTCAAGTACGTGCTGCGCAACAAAATGCTGTGGTACATCGCGTTCGCTAACGTGTTTGTCTACCTGCTGCGCTACGGCGTACTGGACTGGGCACCCACCTACCTCAAGGAAGCCAAGCACTTCACCGTGGATAAATCGTCCTGGGCGTACTTCTTCTACGAGTGGGCCGGTATCCCGGGCACGCTGCTGTGCGGTTGGATGTCGGACAAGATCTTCCGTGGCAACCGTGGCCTGACCGGCATCGTATTCATGGCCCTGGTGACCGTGGCGACCCTGGTGTACTGGCTCAACCCGCCGGGCAACCCGATGGTCGACATGATCGCGCTGGTCTCCATCGGCTTCCTGATCTACGGGCCGGTGATGCTGATCGGTCTGCAGGCGCTGGAGCTGGCACCGAAGAAAGCCGCTGGCACCGCTGCGGGGTTCACCGGCCTGTTCGGTTATCTGGGCGGTTCGGTGGCGGCGAGCGCGGCCATGGGCTACACCGTGGACCATTTCGGCTGGGACGGTGGTTTCGTGCTGCTGATCGGCGCGTGCCTGCTGGCGATCGCCTTCCTGATCCCGACACTGTGGCACACCAACAGTGTCAGCTCGGCACGCTAA
- a CDS encoding gamma-glutamylcyclotransferase — translation MTVIESDLLQLAYPPRLDLGPQLTHEQLMSSMQATMARHKGGPVWLFAYGSLIWRPECSSTERVRARVHGYHRGLYLWSHEHRGTPELPGLVFGLDRGGSCSGFAYRLPEDQLEASLYALWQREMPYPSYRPHWLSCRLEDGTTVQALGFVLERHLPSYAGNLPDIVLNHVLESACGRYGTTRDYVEQTVNALRSHAMPDKNLEARLKRCAKDCSGS, via the coding sequence ATGACCGTCATTGAATCTGATCTTTTGCAATTGGCGTACCCTCCGCGGCTCGATCTTGGGCCGCAACTCACTCACGAACAGTTGATGAGCTCGATGCAGGCCACGATGGCGCGGCATAAGGGTGGGCCGGTCTGGTTATTCGCTTATGGTTCGCTGATCTGGCGCCCTGAATGCTCCTCGACCGAGCGGGTGCGGGCACGGGTCCACGGTTATCACCGGGGCCTGTACCTGTGGTCTCACGAGCACCGGGGCACGCCGGAGCTGCCGGGGCTGGTATTCGGATTGGATCGCGGTGGCTCCTGCAGCGGGTTTGCCTACCGCTTGCCGGAAGATCAGCTGGAGGCCTCGCTCTACGCCTTATGGCAGCGCGAGATGCCTTACCCCTCCTACCGGCCGCACTGGCTCAGCTGCCGCCTGGAAGATGGCACTACGGTGCAGGCGCTGGGGTTTGTGTTGGAGCGGCACTTGCCCAGCTACGCCGGCAACTTGCCCGACATCGTGCTGAACCATGTACTCGAAAGCGCTTGCGGGCGTTACGGCACGACTCGCGATTATGTCGAGCAGACCGTCAACGCCCTGCGTAGCCACGCCATGCCAGATAAGAACCTGGAGGCGCGGCTCAAGCGTTGTGCAAAGGATTGCTCAGGCAGTTAG
- a CDS encoding TonB-dependent receptor plug domain-containing protein, producing the protein MGSYKQHALYTAILSANLLTAVGFNPVFAAETSATDAPKLDTVIVTGTRAQERTASASLSPIDVISGDSLRSTGSDELGAVLARLIPSINFPRPSLVDGAELVRPAQLRGLSPDQVLVLVNGKRRHTSAFVNLGGAVGRGSAPADLNAIPLSAVDHIEVLRDGASARYGSDAIAGVINVILKHADHGGSISTKFGEYKKGDGIQRNVSGNTGLALGDNGFINLSAEGADNDYTNRAGNDYRPASIGSTTYGQRVFRQGEPATNEGKFQFNSEYPFNDAAEFYTFGGYSKRRGETAAFYRASNASNNIPALNPNGYLPLIKGNLEDTSLVVGLRGLLAYDWHYDLSANYGKNQYALGTETINTSLGLATPRKFNNGTLSNDQKQLSLDLSREFDVGFLPYPVSVAFGGEYLHQGYEIEAGEPASYYQTGSSGLGGFREADAGTSARHNWAQYLDLETNFTEKLSASAAVRHEDYSDFGSNVSGSLSARYDFTPQVALRGSISNGFRAPSLAQQNFAYTSSQLIGSTVQEAGTFPANSQVARLLGAEDLKAEKSRNYSLGLVLEPADDLTVTLDVYRIDIRDRISLSSNLNLNPAAIAYLQANGVGNINYTSARYFTNATDTSTDGVDLVANYRYQFDNGIRWNSTVGYNYNHTKVTDVKANPAILDSLGVNLLRVDRREKSGLLGDTTPEHKLSLGNDFTFGNWALHSNLVRYGEFTSYQADKVNDQTFKAAWVLDLSADYKLKNWTFTLGGDNVTDKYPEKVNAFASSGGNLAYSTFSPYGYSGAFYYGKVAYNW; encoded by the coding sequence ATGGGGAGCTACAAGCAACACGCGCTATACACGGCGATTTTATCGGCCAATTTGCTGACCGCTGTGGGTTTCAATCCAGTCTTCGCGGCCGAAACGTCCGCCACCGATGCGCCCAAGCTCGACACTGTGATCGTCACCGGCACCCGCGCCCAAGAGCGCACCGCCAGTGCATCGCTGTCACCGATCGATGTAATTTCCGGCGATTCCTTGCGCAGTACCGGCTCCGACGAGCTGGGCGCGGTGTTGGCGCGGCTGATTCCGTCGATCAACTTCCCGCGCCCAAGCCTGGTAGACGGTGCCGAACTGGTGCGCCCCGCGCAATTGCGCGGCTTGTCGCCGGATCAGGTGCTGGTGCTGGTCAACGGCAAGCGTCGCCACACCAGCGCTTTCGTCAACCTTGGCGGGGCAGTGGGCCGTGGGTCGGCCCCGGCGGACTTGAATGCGATCCCGCTGTCGGCGGTAGACCACATTGAAGTGCTGCGTGATGGTGCCTCTGCGCGTTATGGCTCCGATGCGATTGCCGGGGTGATCAACGTGATCCTCAAGCATGCCGATCATGGCGGCTCGATCTCCACCAAGTTCGGCGAATATAAGAAGGGCGACGGCATCCAGCGAAATGTCAGTGGCAATACCGGCCTGGCCTTGGGTGACAACGGCTTCATCAACCTGTCGGCTGAAGGCGCCGATAACGACTACACCAATCGCGCCGGCAATGATTACCGCCCCGCCAGCATCGGCTCCACCACGTACGGCCAGCGGGTGTTCCGCCAGGGCGAGCCGGCCACCAATGAAGGCAAATTCCAGTTCAACTCGGAATATCCCTTCAACGATGCAGCCGAGTTCTACACCTTCGGTGGCTACAGCAAACGGCGCGGCGAGACGGCGGCGTTCTATCGGGCGAGCAATGCCTCCAACAACATCCCGGCGCTCAACCCCAACGGCTACCTGCCGCTGATCAAGGGCAACCTGGAAGACACTTCGCTGGTAGTGGGCCTGCGTGGCTTGCTCGCTTATGACTGGCATTACGACCTGTCGGCCAACTACGGCAAGAACCAGTACGCGTTGGGCACTGAAACCATCAACACTTCCCTGGGCCTGGCCACGCCGCGCAAGTTCAACAACGGCACCCTGAGCAACGACCAGAAGCAACTGAGCCTGGACCTGTCTCGTGAGTTCGACGTGGGCTTCCTGCCTTACCCGGTTTCCGTGGCCTTCGGCGGCGAGTACCTGCACCAGGGCTATGAAATCGAGGCGGGTGAACCGGCGTCCTACTACCAGACCGGCAGCTCCGGCCTGGGCGGCTTCCGCGAGGCCGATGCCGGTACCAGCGCGCGGCATAACTGGGCGCAGTACCTGGACCTGGAAACCAACTTTACCGAAAAGCTCAGCGCGTCGGCCGCCGTGCGCCATGAGGATTACAGCGACTTCGGTTCCAACGTGAGTGGTTCACTGTCTGCCCGCTACGACTTCACCCCTCAGGTCGCTTTGCGCGGCAGTATTTCCAATGGTTTCCGTGCGCCATCCCTGGCCCAGCAGAACTTCGCCTATACCTCATCGCAGCTGATCGGCAGCACTGTCCAGGAAGCGGGCACCTTCCCGGCCAACAGCCAGGTGGCGCGCTTGCTCGGCGCCGAAGACCTCAAGGCTGAAAAGTCGCGCAACTACAGCCTCGGCCTGGTGCTGGAGCCTGCCGATGACCTGACAGTGACACTGGATGTGTACCGCATCGACATCCGCGATCGCATCAGCCTGTCGTCAAACCTGAACCTCAACCCGGCCGCGATTGCTTACCTGCAAGCCAACGGCGTGGGCAACATCAACTACACCAGCGCCCGCTATTTCACCAACGCGACCGACACCAGCACTGACGGTGTCGACCTGGTGGCCAACTATCGCTACCAGTTCGACAACGGTATTCGCTGGAACAGCACCGTGGGCTACAACTACAACCACACCAAAGTGACCGACGTGAAAGCCAACCCGGCGATCCTCGACAGCCTGGGTGTGAACCTGTTACGGGTGGACCGTCGCGAAAAAAGCGGCTTGCTGGGCGACACCACGCCCGAGCACAAGCTGAGCCTGGGTAACGACTTCACGTTCGGCAATTGGGCGCTGCACAGCAACCTGGTGCGCTATGGTGAGTTCACCAGCTACCAGGCAGACAAGGTCAATGACCAGACCTTCAAGGCCGCCTGGGTGCTGGACCTCTCGGCAGACTACAAGCTGAAGAACTGGACCTTCACCCTGGGCGGCGACAACGTCACCGATAAATACCCGGAGAAGGTCAACGCCTTCGCCAGCAGTGGGGGCAATCTGGCCTATAGCACTTTTTCGCCGTACGGTTACAGCGGCGCGTTCTATTACGGTAAAGTTGCCTATAACTGGTAA
- a CDS encoding sn-glycerol-3-phosphate transporter, whose amino-acid sequence MMKFRLPGLLFLAQATTALAGETPATEDDKGFWYAQTSVYTRHFAPDPEHNNNQDLIGLERNEASGFVYGGATFRNSFRQRSYYAYAGKRYDMADYPVYLKLTGGAIQGYRGKYRDKIPLNRYGVAPVIIPSVGTHYGPVAAEMVLLGFNAAMVTTGLRF is encoded by the coding sequence ATGATGAAATTCCGACTGCCTGGCCTGCTGTTCCTGGCCCAGGCAACCACGGCCCTGGCTGGCGAAACGCCGGCTACCGAGGACGACAAAGGCTTTTGGTACGCGCAGACCAGCGTCTACACCCGACATTTCGCGCCGGACCCCGAGCACAACAACAACCAGGACCTGATCGGCCTGGAGCGCAATGAAGCATCCGGTTTCGTGTATGGCGGGGCGACGTTCCGCAACTCATTCCGCCAGCGCTCGTACTACGCCTATGCGGGCAAGCGCTATGACATGGCCGACTATCCGGTGTATTTGAAGCTGACAGGCGGGGCAATCCAGGGGTATCGCGGCAAGTACCGCGACAAGATCCCGTTGAACCGTTATGGCGTGGCGCCGGTGATCATTCCGTCAGTGGGCACGCACTACGGGCCGGTGGCAGCGGAGATGGTGTTGCTGGGGTTCAATGCAGCGATGGTGACGACCGGCTTACGGTTTTGA
- a CDS encoding CDP-6-deoxy-delta-3,4-glucoseen reductase — protein sequence MRVTLQPSGAVLELVPGERILEGARRLGYECPQACRNGVCHVCAALLVEGRVQQAGEVRDHGEFYTCIAEPLEDCVVLWDGVLAPGELPLRKLSCQLSECVEVGGDVWRVRLRAPAGKAVRYHAGQYLMIERENGEKSAFSLASAPHAGRELELHVLVREDSARSLLEQLQRNQMARVELPFGDTHLAELPDGPLVLIAAGTGMAQMHSLIEHCRASGFKHPVHLYWGVRRPEDFYEIEHWDQWLQLPNLFLHKVVSDLCGWEGRCGLLHEAVCEDIADLKGVHVYASGSPAMIYGTLDALVEAGMDAHQMRADVFAYAPRP from the coding sequence ATGCGTGTAACCCTGCAACCTTCCGGCGCTGTGCTGGAGCTGGTCCCCGGCGAGCGGATCCTCGAAGGCGCACGTCGCCTGGGCTACGAATGCCCACAGGCATGTCGCAACGGCGTATGCCACGTGTGTGCCGCTCTACTGGTGGAAGGCCGGGTGCAGCAGGCGGGTGAGGTTCGTGACCACGGTGAGTTCTACACGTGCATCGCCGAGCCGCTGGAAGATTGCGTCGTATTGTGGGATGGCGTGCTGGCGCCGGGAGAATTGCCGTTGCGCAAGTTGTCGTGCCAATTGAGTGAATGTGTAGAGGTCGGTGGCGACGTGTGGCGCGTGCGCCTGCGTGCGCCGGCCGGCAAGGCGGTGCGTTACCACGCCGGTCAATACTTGATGATCGAGCGGGAGAACGGCGAGAAATCGGCTTTTTCCCTAGCCTCGGCGCCCCACGCCGGACGCGAGCTGGAGCTGCACGTGCTGGTTCGCGAGGACAGTGCGCGCAGCCTGCTGGAGCAACTGCAGCGCAACCAGATGGCGCGTGTGGAACTGCCGTTTGGCGATACTCACTTGGCCGAGCTGCCGGACGGGCCGCTGGTGCTGATCGCCGCCGGCACCGGCATGGCGCAGATGCACAGCCTGATCGAACATTGCCGCGCTTCCGGCTTCAAGCACCCGGTGCATCTGTATTGGGGCGTACGTCGCCCGGAAGATTTCTACGAGATCGAACACTGGGACCAGTGGTTGCAGCTGCCCAACCTGTTCTTGCACAAGGTCGTCAGCGACCTGTGCGGCTGGGAGGGGCGGTGCGGGTTGCTGCATGAAGCGGTGTGTGAAGACATTGCCGACCTCAAAGGCGTGCATGTCTACGCCAGCGGTTCACCGGCGATGATCTACGGCACCCTGGATGCGTTGGTCGAGGCCGGTATGGATGCGCACCAGATGCGCGCCGACGTATTTGCCTACGCCCCACGTCCCTAG
- the ubiD gene encoding 4-hydroxy-3-polyprenylbenzoate decarboxylase: MKFKDLRDFVQQLEQRGELKRIQMPISPVLEMTEICDRTLRNKGPALLFENPTGFDIPVLGNLFGTPERVAFGMGAESVSELREIGKLLAFLKEPEPPKGLKDAWSKLPIFRKIIAMAPKVVKDAVCQEVVIEGDDVDLAMLPVQTCWPGDVGPLITWGLTVTKGPNKDRQNLGIYRQQVIGRNKVIMRWLSHRGGALDFREWCEKHPGKPFPVSVALGADPATILGAVTPVPDSLSEYAFAGLLRGNRTELVKCRGNDLQVPATAEIILEGVIHPGEMADEGPYGDHTGYYNEVDSFPVFTVERITHRIKPIYHSTYTGRPPDEPAILGVALNEVFVPILQKQFPEITDFYLPPEGCSYRMAIVTMKKSYPGHAKRVMLGVWSFLRQFMYTKFVIVTDDDINARDWNDVIWAITTRMDPKRDTVMIDNTPIDYLDFASPVSGLGSKMGLDATHKWPGETTREWGRVIVKDEAVTARVDAIWKELGID; encoded by the coding sequence ATGAAATTCAAGGATCTTCGGGATTTCGTGCAGCAACTTGAGCAGCGCGGAGAGTTGAAACGTATCCAGATGCCGATTTCCCCGGTGCTGGAAATGACTGAGATTTGCGACCGTACCCTGCGCAACAAGGGCCCGGCGCTGCTGTTCGAAAACCCGACCGGCTTTGATATCCCGGTGCTTGGCAACCTGTTCGGTACCCCCGAGCGCGTGGCCTTTGGCATGGGGGCCGAATCGGTCAGCGAACTGCGCGAGATCGGCAAGCTGCTGGCTTTCCTCAAGGAGCCCGAGCCGCCCAAGGGGCTGAAGGATGCCTGGTCTAAGCTGCCGATCTTCCGCAAGATCATTGCCATGGCCCCTAAAGTGGTCAAGGACGCGGTGTGCCAGGAAGTGGTCATCGAAGGCGATGACGTCGACCTCGCCATGTTGCCGGTGCAGACCTGCTGGCCCGGCGACGTCGGCCCGCTCATCACCTGGGGCCTGACCGTCACCAAGGGGCCGAACAAAGACCGCCAGAACCTCGGTATCTACCGCCAGCAAGTGATCGGCCGCAACAAGGTGATCATGCGCTGGCTGAGCCACCGTGGCGGTGCGCTGGACTTTCGCGAGTGGTGCGAAAAACACCCTGGCAAACCGTTCCCGGTGTCCGTGGCCCTGGGCGCGGACCCGGCCACCATTCTGGGTGCTGTGACCCCAGTGCCAGACAGCCTGTCCGAATACGCTTTCGCGGGTCTGCTGCGCGGCAACCGCACCGAGCTGGTGAAGTGCCGTGGCAACGACCTGCAGGTACCGGCCACCGCCGAGATCATCCTCGAAGGTGTGATTCATCCGGGCGAGATGGCCGATGAAGGTCCTTACGGCGACCACACGGGCTACTACAACGAGGTTGATAGCTTCCCGGTGTTCACCGTCGAGCGCATCACCCACCGCATCAAGCCGATCTACCACAGCACCTACACCGGCCGTCCGCCGGATGAGCCGGCGATTCTGGGCGTGGCGCTCAACGAAGTGTTCGTGCCGATCCTGCAGAAGCAGTTCCCGGAGATCACCGACTTCTACCTGCCGCCAGAAGGCTGCTCGTACCGCATGGCCATCGTGACCATGAAGAAGTCGTACCCGGGCCATGCCAAGCGGGTAATGCTCGGTGTGTGGTCGTTTTTGCGACAGTTCATGTACACCAAGTTCGTTATCGTCACCGACGACGACATCAACGCCCGCGACTGGAACGACGTGATCTGGGCCATCACCACGCGCATGGACCCCAAGCGCGACACGGTGATGATCGACAACACGCCGATCGACTACCTCGACTTTGCCTCGCCCGTATCTGGCCTGGGGTCGAAAATGGGCCTGGACGCTACCCACAAATGGCCAGGTGAGACTACCCGCGAGTGGGGCCGGGTGATCGTCAAGGATGAGGCCGTCACCGCCCGTGTCGATGCGATCTGGAAAGAATTGGGAATAGATTGA
- a CDS encoding acyltransferase family protein, which produces MTTLVYRRDIDGLRAIAVLAVVLFHFGVPGVTGGFVGVDVFFVISGFLITSIIWRERQAGRFSFVDFWARRARRILPALFVMMAATLVVGWFLLAPKDYEALGRSAHYQATFSSNLLFARQHGYFDAASDIKPLLHTWSLAVEEQFYIVFPLLLTLLSSRLKHWRLALFCVLLVSFGMSVWAVTHQPQKAFYLLHLRAWELLAGAMLAVLPTRDWRASPALAQGVSLVSIGLILVAVFGFDRHTPFPGAAALLPVLGVVGLIWANGQQHTWVGRLMSSRVMVGVGLISYSWYLWHWPVFVYANYAAVDGLGTLELAGLMLLSLVLGYLSWRFVEAPFREKRLLAGRKAILAAGAAGILCLGFTGLALREAKGVPWRLSDQALRYAQAKTWSPVLMACMADKDTPDERLFCHFGPKGRSVSALVWGDSHATALIPALEDGANRHAISLVQASFAGCMPLDGLENIARCAHFNQRVEKALAEQSFSDVVLAARWSLYLYGQMSGDKEHALKDPRTGEYVRAVAEQRFAEGLRERINGLRAAGHRVWLVKEVPLQEIIVPYRLSRLAMMHRPVDREGLPVEEHVARQAFITRLFDELAAADSGVAVLDPAPLLCGADGLCRVELNGRALYTDDNHLSEVGARHIEAFLEPLFRSLQSRELTAN; this is translated from the coding sequence ATGACCACTCTTGTTTATCGCAGAGACATCGACGGCCTGCGTGCCATTGCTGTCCTGGCCGTAGTGCTGTTCCATTTCGGTGTTCCAGGCGTCACGGGCGGCTTTGTCGGCGTTGATGTTTTTTTTGTGATTTCCGGTTTCCTGATCACCTCGATCATTTGGCGTGAACGCCAGGCGGGGCGTTTCAGTTTCGTTGATTTCTGGGCGCGTCGCGCCCGGCGCATCCTGCCAGCACTGTTTGTGATGATGGCGGCGACGCTGGTGGTGGGCTGGTTCCTGCTGGCGCCCAAGGACTACGAAGCGCTGGGACGTTCGGCGCACTATCAGGCGACTTTCAGTTCCAACCTACTGTTCGCTCGCCAGCACGGTTATTTCGATGCGGCCTCCGACATCAAGCCCCTGCTGCATACCTGGTCGCTGGCGGTGGAGGAACAGTTCTATATCGTCTTCCCGCTGTTGCTGACACTGCTTTCAAGCCGTTTGAAACACTGGCGCCTGGCGCTGTTCTGCGTACTGCTGGTGTCTTTTGGCATGAGCGTCTGGGCGGTCACGCATCAGCCGCAAAAGGCCTTCTATCTGCTGCACCTGCGTGCCTGGGAATTGCTCGCCGGGGCCATGTTGGCGGTGCTGCCCACGCGTGACTGGCGCGCCTCGCCCGCCCTGGCCCAAGGTGTCAGCCTGGTGTCCATCGGGTTGATCCTGGTTGCCGTGTTCGGTTTTGATCGACACACGCCGTTTCCTGGTGCGGCCGCATTGCTGCCGGTACTGGGCGTGGTCGGGTTGATCTGGGCCAATGGGCAGCAACACACTTGGGTCGGGCGCCTGATGAGCTCGCGGGTGATGGTGGGTGTGGGGCTCATTTCATATTCCTGGTACCTGTGGCACTGGCCGGTGTTCGTGTACGCCAACTATGCCGCGGTGGATGGCTTGGGCACGCTTGAGCTGGCGGGGCTCATGCTGCTGAGCCTGGTGCTGGGCTATCTGTCCTGGCGATTCGTGGAAGCTCCGTTTCGTGAAAAGCGCTTGTTGGCGGGGCGCAAGGCGATCCTGGCAGCCGGCGCCGCCGGCATCCTGTGCCTGGGTTTTACCGGCCTGGCATTGCGTGAAGCCAAGGGGGTGCCGTGGCGTTTGTCCGACCAGGCGCTGCGTTATGCCCAGGCGAAGACGTGGAGCCCTGTGTTAATGGCGTGCATGGCCGACAAGGACACGCCGGATGAACGTCTGTTTTGCCACTTCGGCCCCAAGGGGCGCTCGGTGTCTGCGCTGGTTTGGGGCGACAGCCACGCCACCGCGTTGATCCCGGCCCTGGAGGACGGTGCCAATCGTCACGCTATCAGCCTGGTGCAGGCGAGTTTCGCCGGTTGCATGCCGCTCGATGGCCTGGAGAACATTGCCCGTTGTGCGCATTTTAACCAGCGCGTCGAGAAAGCCTTGGCCGAACAGTCGTTCAGTGATGTGGTATTGGCCGCGCGTTGGAGCCTGTACCTTTACGGACAGATGTCGGGCGACAAGGAGCATGCGCTCAAGGACCCGCGCACTGGCGAGTACGTGCGCGCCGTGGCTGAACAGCGCTTCGCCGAGGGCCTGCGCGAGCGCATCAACGGATTGCGTGCAGCCGGGCATCGGGTATGGCTGGTCAAGGAGGTGCCGTTGCAGGAAATCATTGTGCCATACCGCCTCAGTCGCCTGGCCATGATGCACCGTCCGGTGGACAGGGAAGGGTTGCCCGTGGAGGAGCACGTGGCGCGCCAGGCGTTTATCACGCGACTTTTTGACGAACTGGCGGCGGCCGACAGCGGCGTCGCGGTACTGGACCCCGCGCCCCTGCTGTGTGGCGCCGATGGCCTGTGCCGGGTCGAGCTCAATGGCCGCGCGCTGTACACCGACGACAACCACCTCTCCGAGGTAGGGGCGCGGCACATCGAGGCCTTCCTGGAACCGCTGTTCCGTTCGCTGCAATCAAGGGAGCTGACGGCCAATTAA